Part of the Musa acuminata AAA Group cultivar baxijiao chromosome BXJ3-10, Cavendish_Baxijiao_AAA, whole genome shotgun sequence genome, tcatggaaaagatcagatgtatgctttcacaggccaagctacccaaaaggttttgggatgaggctttgaggactgcagttgatgtgatcaacttatcaccatgtacagccctagatggtgatgttgcagagcatgtatggtcagggaaagatgtttcctacaggcatttgagagtgtttggttgtcgtgcatttgcacatgttccagataatgagaggtccaagctagatggtaagtctaaagaatgtatttttcttggttactcacatgatcagtttggttacaggctttgggatccagaaaagcagaaggtgttcaggagtagagatgtggtcttctttgaggatcaaacctttgaggatttgaagaagaaggcaccagccaagacttctgtagaaggattagcagattgtgacccagttattcctccagtatatcagggtgatgggggagatgtgcaggaaaatagtgtagagcctgatattgatttacctgcaggacatgttgagcaagaagaagtaggagagcaagttcccgcagaacctcaattgagaagatcttctagacaacgtcaaccttccaaaagatactctacagatgagtatgtgatgcttactgatgcaggtgaaccagagagttaccaggaagcagttgagagtgagcagaaagagaagtggttagttgctatgcagaaagagatggatgctcttcagaagaaccacacttatgatttggtgctgctaccaaatggaatgaaggccttgaagaacaagtgggtttttaggttgaagactcaagaatattgttctcaaccaaagtacaaagctagatcggttgtgaaaggctttggtcaaaagaaaggtattgactttgaagagatattttctcctgttgttaaaatgtcttctattcgtgttgctcttggtattgctgctagccaggacttggaggttgagcagttagatgtgaagacagctttccttcatggtgatttggaggaggaaatttatatggagcaatcagaaggcttcaaagtcaaaggtaaagataattttgtctgcaagttgaagaagagcttgtatgggctaaagcaagctccaagacagtggtacagaaagtttgattcatttatgacagaaaatggatacaaaagaacggcttcagatcattgtgtgtacatcaaatggtttggtgagaattttattattctcttactctatgttgatgacatacttattcttggaaaagatatgtctaaaattgataggttgaagaaggaactgagtgagtcttttgcaatgaaggacatggggccagcaaagcaaatactaggtcacttcaagttgtgctcagaacagagtccgtcaagtgatgaggagaaggagaaaatgcaaaaggttccttatgcttcagcagttggaagtttaatgtatgcaatggtatgtacgaggccagacatcgcatatgcagtgggtgttactagcagatttcttgcaaatccaggcaaagagcactgggcagcagtgaagtggatttttagatatctcagagggagctttaaggtttgtttaagctttggaggtggaccacctgcgttaacagggggagctgtgtcatggcaatccaggttacaaaggtgtattgctttctccaccacagaagcagaatatattgctgctacagaggtatgcaaagaaatgttatggatgaaagaattcttacaagaattggggctgaaacaggaaaattatgtgatgcattgtgacagccagagtgtcatccatttgtgtaagaacccaatgtttcattccaagtcaaagcatatagatgtcagataccactggattcgaaatgtatttgaagagaagcagttgcagcttcagaaaattcatacagatgacaacggagtagacatgttgacgaagaccttaacaaaagaaagacatgagatatgccgacagttggtcggtatggcttcacattgaggagtcatgggacagcctcccttatgggctgaagggggaggttgttgggctgatggcccatattcagcccatgtgggctttatcagcccacagctcacaccccctcttaaactaaccctaattaagattaggggggtgtggtggctgcgttttagaggcagattaaagctataaaaaggcagcaacgaggcatatctttgtagcgacgagattccaaagagaagaaggagaacaaggcagaagaggaagagaaagaaagggaagaagacaaggacaacgcagagagactgttcacaatcatctagcagtgttctcatctcaggttagatcaaatctacagtaggctcttgctgtgattacttgggaggttttagatattgtgggcagtaacgtgatcattgtatcccagttattctcttgtggttgttgcttaggttttgggcaagagattgagatttgtatattcattattctcatagtggattatctctagtttgtcccgtggtttttacccttcacattgaaggggttttccacgtatatcttggtgttctgtttgattgtgtttccattttattccgctgcgtattttggtcttctagtatttgttcctatacaaaggttattcctgtttatatcccatcaaccttTAGTAGTACTTCATGGCTCATCaccgtcatcatcttcttctcgcCTGCTGCCGCCACCCGATACGCGTACAGGTTCAAGGGAAATGGGTAACCTAAAGAAGTGCTCCTCTCCCCTCTCATCGATCTTCCTCACCCATCTGCTTTTGCTGCGCGGCCTCCTCCGCCCTGATCCCTTGGCGCTCTTCCGCCGTTCCACGCCGCCTGCCGTCGTCCCCGTCCTTCCCACCTCCTCAATCTTCCCTATCATCGTCACTTCCATCCCTTCTCCTATCGGCCCCTCCTTCCCTCCCCGTAGGCGGTTAGCGACCGCCACCGAACTTGCAGCCCACCAAAGAGCAGTCGATGTGCTCGTGATACGGGTCGCCCACCTTGAACTCCACCGCGTCGTCCACGCCGAACTCCTCGACGACATCTTTAGTGGGAGCGAGCGACACCTCCTCCGGTATGATGCAGACGAGTCTGCCTCCGGTTTGTCGAGCTGCAGCGGCGAGGGCTCCCGTGGATTGGGATGCCTCCGGTGAGACTTCTACTATTAGCTTGGCACCCATGCCGGCCGCCAGGGCCGATACGAACTCGTCGCTCGCAGGTTCCGCTGATGGATGAccatcatttcttcttcttcttcttcttcttcttcttcttcttccactgtcCCGGGCAAGCTGGAAAAGGCAGAGAAAACTAGCGCATTTAGCTCGTTCATAGGTTGATTTAAATGCCTTTTATTTCCGATTCAGGCTCTTAACATGTCAGGTCAGACAAAAGACTACTTTTGATCGTCGTTAGGTTTGATTTCCCTACATTCTTGGCGAGTGATCAATGGATGCAGAAGACGTTTGATCCAAGAAGAAAAAGTTGTATCCAATAAGAAAGATAAAGGTAGATTGGTTTCCAAAGAGACTCACACGGTCGATTTGCTTGAAATTAAtgcataatatttaaatatattaatcgACAGGAGAAACAGAAGAAAGTGGAAAGATTACCGATTTGAGAGTGTCTAAGCAACCATCGACAGCGTTTTCTCGAGACCAAACCATTCTTTTCATCTGTTACCCGTTCTCGTTCTCCTCCACCGATTAATGTGATTCTCCCCAACACCGTTGTGTGTGTGATAGAACCAAAGagtaaacagagagagagagagagaggtggggatcgaagaagaagcagaggaaTTAATAGAAGGTGGGGAAGGTGGTGGCTATCGCTGTAGACTACGTGTTTTGGTCGTCATCGACGCTGGCTTTAGCGAGAGGTGAAGGCTATCATACAAAGCAAACCCATCCCGATCGGTGTTACACTTCAGCCGCGTCCGATTCCTCGGCGACTTCGGTCAAACGCTGCCTATTTCTAAGAAATATGTCCATATTTATCGTTGCAGAAAATTAAAAATAGTTATAAAATCTATCTCTTCAACGTCTGCATGGTGTTATGATTCAAGCTAAGAACTTTTAGGTTCTTACGATGATCTATCAAAGTCTTTACGCGCTAAGCTATCCGATAATTACGTCATCACTTTTAATTcattataatatatgtatatgtacttatgtataaaaaaaattaaattcttgatTTTAATTCACTCTTAATTTGATATGGTAAAAATCCACCATCaaactaataatatatttatttagttTATGAAATTACAGATATACATATATCGATCTAACATTGGGATCCATTTTCACTGTGATAACGAAGACAAAAAAATAGAGTGAACAAATTTTGTGACGTGAGGAGGAAACGATCAACTCGAATGATATCAGCGTGACTGGTCCAGCCAGTCTGGCTGTCATCCATAATTCCGTGATGTTGATGTGTAAGCTTCAACTAAAAATAGCCATTAGTCCTTCGGTGATTCATCAGAGCACAATGCATGGGGCTACATAACAGTCAGCCTTGTCTGTCATCATCATCGTATATGGATTGCACTTCAGAGATGAAGCTTTTATCTTTCCAAGGTTGGCTGATGCTCACACTTCCTCTCGAATTATTTGTGCAAAGCCACCTTTTTGTGGACTTGGATGGAGTTTGATTGCCATTTATTACGGTCTGCTCCATGCCAGCCTGCTGCAGCTTGGATGTCTTCTGCTTGTGGTTCCCACTGCCTCTTCTCGACTTAAATTGTTTGTGTGAGAGAGATGCAAGTCTCAAACAACATATACTGATAACTGTGACCTCTTAGCTTTTACACATCtttgatttcattattcttcGATCATTATTTATGATAAGTCATTATTTATCTTCAAAGATATAAATATATAGTTTTATGAGAAATTATTTGATCGTATGGATTCGTATGATTTTATCCTTTCGTACTCATGTCGATAGACGAGAGAAGAGGAGAAATGAGTACTCCATCCACAAGCATATACTCGACGTCACGTAGAGATTAGCCGAGGAGACATTGTCTGGCGTGGAGTAGTCCCGAAGCCAAGCGAAGAAATGTGTACACAAGTAAATGTACGCTTTGTGATTCCTTCATCTTTTGCTGTCGAGTCCGATGTATGGGCAGAAAATTAAAGGTGACGCCACCCACCCATTTGGTGCCATTTCATATGTGAAATCTAATTCGATTTATAATGTAAATGTTTGAGAATGTACATTGTACTATTGTAGTAGACACGTACACAGAAACAATGATACCTGCATTCACAAGCCACTGTGCGTGTGTTTTGGGCGTCGACAGAGCGTTCCGTTCATGTGCTCACTATAAATCCTCACATGTGGTGTCTCGTCTCTGCTCCTTTCACTTCCCGTGGGTGCCAGAAGATCCTGTAGATTGAGCCTCCATTGACTTGGATTACCTCTGACTTGGATGTTTATAGTCGTCCCTCACGATGCATTGCTGTTCTTCTGCCGTGGTAAAGCACTCCGAGTGAAAGATAAGGGAAACATTATTTAGCAGGGATTGATGGTACGTACAGATCCTGCAAAGCAAATGGGGTTCTTTGGCCCATGGAAACCTGACCACCCGGTTGAAGACAGCTAATGCTGCAGGAGGTGGACATCTCACCGGACTGCTGCTGCCTTCACCTCGCTCGGCTTTCCTTATAACCCTCGCTGACATCTTCTTCCCCTTTTGCGACTCTTTCTCATCTTTCACCTCAACTCCCTTCGCTTTCTCAACAGCAGCCTTATACGATGGGCTACGGCCGACTGGGATCGTCCGAGTCGATCCTCTCTGTTTCCGATCTGGAACCGAGTCGCGACGCGCCGAGCACGCGCAAGCGGGTGTTGCTTTGGCTCGCCTTCGTCGCTGTCCTCCTGCTCGCCGCTTCCGGCGTCTCGGTCGCGCTGTTCTTCCGCGGCCGGATCCCGTCGGTCTCGCCGGCGCGCCGCCGGGCCCCTAGCCAGGCCATCTCCAGGGCGTGCGGCCGGACTCGGTACCCCGCTCTGTGCGTGAGCTCGCTGCTCGACTTCCCCGGCGCGCTCGAGGCGGCCGGGGAACGCGACCTCGTGCACGTCTCGGTCAACATGACGCTCCATCGTGTCGGAGCTGCCATCCACGGCGCCTCCGCCATCGCCGGCGCCGCCATGGACACTCTGGCCCGTTCCGCATACGACGACTGTATGGAGCTGCTCGACCACTCCCTCGACCTGCTGTCCAACTCGCTCCTCGTCGTGTCCCCGTCCTCGCAGGCCCGGGTCAAGGCCGTCTCCAGCGAGGACGTGCTCACCTGGCTCAGCGGCGCGCTCACGAACCAGGACACGTGCAATGAAGGTCTGCAACCGGTCAAAGACATCTACGTCAAGAAGCACATGGCGAACCAGCTGAAGGACCTCACCGAGCTTGTCAGCAACTGCCTGGCCATCTTCTCCGGCGTGAGCCGTAACGAGGACTTCACCGGCATTCCCATCCACAACAAGAAGAGGAAGCTCCTGAACGCCATCGACGTCGACGATGGATTTCCGGCATGGGTGGCGAAGAAGGACCGGCGGCTGCTTCAGGTACCGGCGGCGGACATTCAGGCAGACATGGTCGTGTCCAAGGACGGAAATGGCACCTACACGTCCATCGTGGACGCCGTGAAGGCCGCGCCGGAGTACAGCAGCCGCCGCATCATCATCTACATCAAGGCCGGCCGGTACTACGAGAACATCAAAGTCGGAAGAAAGAAGACGAACCTCATGTTCATCGGCGACGGCAAAAACCAAACTATCATAGCCGGATCGCGAAGCGTCTACGACAACTTCACCACCTTCCATACCGCCACCTTCGGTATGTGTCACTTCACAGTGAATTCCCATCATTGAATTCAACCGAATCGAAGGAAGGAGAATAAATTGGTTGACTCTGTAATGATTGGCAGCGGCGACGGGGACGGGGTTTATAATGAGGGACATCACGATACAGAACTGGGCAGGGCCGGAGAAGCACCAGGCGGTGGCGCTCCGCGTGGGGGCCGACCACGCGGTGGTCTACCGCTGCAACGTCATCGGCTACCAGGACACTCTGTACGTGCACTCGCAGCGGCAGTTCTTCCGGGAATGCGACATCTACGGCACCGTCGACTTCATCTTCGGCAACGCGGCGGTGGTGCTACAGAACTGCAGCCTGTGGGCACGGAAGCCGATGGACATGCAGAAGAACACCATCACGGCGCAGAACCGCAAGGACCCCAACCAGAACACCGGAATCTCCATCCACGCGTGccgggtggtggcggcggcagacCTGGAGCCGGTGAAGGCCAGCTATTCCACCTACCTGGGCCGGCCGTGGAAGCTGTACTCCAGGGTGGTGTACATGATGTCGTACATGGAGGATCACATCCACCAAGCGGGGTGGCTGGAGTGGAACGCCACCTTCGCCCTGGACACGCTCTACTACGGGGAGTACATGAATTACGGGCCGGGGGGTGCGGTGGGGAAGCGGGTGACATGGCCAGGGTACCGGGTGATCACGCTGCCGGAGGAGGCGAGCAAGTTCACGGTGGCTCAGTTCATCTACGGCTCCTCATGGCTGCCTTCAACTGGAGTGGCCTTCTTGTCTGGCTTATCCGTGTAAATGGCCActcatcccatcccatcccatcccttCCTTCTTCTAAATGTTATCATTGCCTTTGTTCTATATGTGACCTCTTTGTTTGTGTACGATATAGGTTTATTttgccttttttattttctttttaagatgTTTTTATTGGAATTCTTCAGAAAGAGAATAATTGCAATCTGCTGAACTTCGATTGATAACTACGCACTGTTCAATCTGTTGACTTTTCTCTGCAACATCCTCATGGTCTCATCTATATCTCAAATGGAGTGGAGATGGATATCTTAAAGCCTTCTTTTCCTTGGAATAAGAGTTGTTTTGGCCTTTTCGTACGTGGATTCAAGTGCAGTTTTTGGGAATGGATAAAGACAACATAAGCATGATGAGTATAAGAATCTAAGGATGTCCTTCCAATAAGTAAAATACTGCAATGTTTCTGGCGCCATGTTAACACCATCTTCATATAGAATACAAGGATTATTACGTGCTTGGTTATCTTCCCACCTGCTGCTATCATGGACACCAACAGATGACTCTAATGGAGGTCAGTGCTGTGTCCAGAAGATATCTATGAACAAGCAAAGTCTTCTGGGACACTGATGTGGCCCACAATTTCCAAAACTGTGTGTGACCTGTTGTTGATTACTATGGACAACAAAAATGGTGACAAGAGCCACAAGAACAGTTGTATCAGTCTGCAGTACTCTGCCCACCCCACGCCTTCACTCACAGGGAGGATGAAAGGAATCCGACGCAGGCCCCCATTGAAAAGCCGAAGGCTAAAAGGTGGAGGAATACTTGATTGGAAGAGAGGGGAAATTTCCTGACTCCTGAGGACTCACGTGGTGCTGCCATTGTTTTGTTTCCAGTGGctgctctcttctcctcctcctgatGCTTTTTCTCTGTATTGGTGGGGACTTCGTGTGGCGGTGTCGGTGGGAAGAAACAATGCACCCCCGTGCAACTAAAACCATGGATGGGGGAAGACGGTGGCGAGAGCAGTGAAATGTGTCAGGAGGTGAGGGGTTAGAATTTAATGGGTGAACGGTGGGCAGTAATGGTGACACCAAGCTGAGCTGCTTGTAGGGATATTGATGAGCCATCAGCATGAATATAATTATTATGCTATAATGATTCCCCACTCAATTGGGGATAGTATATATTTATTATGCTTGTAGGGGTtggaattttatattttatataaaatatatgcaTAATATTGTGTGTaaattatcactttatatttgtgGTAACCATACATTCCAAGATATTTTATATTGGGTGATTTTCGTGAAGTTTTtctctaatatattttttgatatataatatcttctattttttataattatataaatattattgagAGTATAGACGATAATAATATTGGAAGCAAACGATAAACAAAGAAGGATGAATGAAGTCTCGGGATGGCAATAGGAGATGAGGGCAATACACGACAAAAGATAAGCGAGAATAGGGATAAAGTCGATGGATGAGGAAGGACGGATAAGACCCCACGATGAGAGTATGAGATGAAGACGACGAACTTTATATGCATAGAGACGATAGAGCCTCATGATCCTCGTGATGAGACTAAGGTGATGAGAGCATTTACGTACATAAA contains:
- the LOC135650940 gene encoding probable pectinesterase/pectinesterase inhibitor 34, whose product is MGYGRLGSSESILSVSDLEPSRDAPSTRKRVLLWLAFVAVLLLAASGVSVALFFRGRIPSVSPARRRAPSQAISRACGRTRYPALCVSSLLDFPGALEAAGERDLVHVSVNMTLHRVGAAIHGASAIAGAAMDTLARSAYDDCMELLDHSLDLLSNSLLVVSPSSQARVKAVSSEDVLTWLSGALTNQDTCNEGLQPVKDIYVKKHMANQLKDLTELVSNCLAIFSGVSRNEDFTGIPIHNKKRKLLNAIDVDDGFPAWVAKKDRRLLQVPAADIQADMVVSKDGNGTYTSIVDAVKAAPEYSSRRIIIYIKAGRYYENIKVGRKKTNLMFIGDGKNQTIIAGSRSVYDNFTTFHTATFAATGTGFIMRDITIQNWAGPEKHQAVALRVGADHAVVYRCNVIGYQDTLYVHSQRQFFRECDIYGTVDFIFGNAAVVLQNCSLWARKPMDMQKNTITAQNRKDPNQNTGISIHACRVVAAADLEPVKASYSTYLGRPWKLYSRVVYMMSYMEDHIHQAGWLEWNATFALDTLYYGEYMNYGPGGAVGKRVTWPGYRVITLPEEASKFTVAQFIYGSSWLPSTGVAFLSGLSV